A window of Pomacea canaliculata isolate SZHN2017 linkage group LG3, ASM307304v1, whole genome shotgun sequence contains these coding sequences:
- the LOC112559279 gene encoding high mobility group-T protein-like: protein MGKKDEGKPRGRMSSYAFFVQTCREEHKKKHPGESVVFAEFTKKCADKWKEMTPKEKRHFEEMAERDKARYDREMANYVPPKGVKSVKRKRTKDPNAPKRALSAFFFYCAEERPKLRASNPGMNVAEVAKELGKRWETLPERARFEEMATKDKERYEKDMAAYRNGTFSGAKKAKPAATSNKAPPKKDDDDDDDEEDDDDDDDDDEGDDD from the exons ATGGggaaaaaagatgaaggaaaGCCCAGGGGTCGTATGTCATCATATGCTTTTTTTGTGCAAACATGTCGAGAAgagcacaaaaagaaacatcCTGGAGAATCTGTGGTCTTTGCTGAATTTACCAAGAAATGTGCAGATAAATGGAAA GAAATGACTCCTAAAGAAAAGCGGCATTTTGAAGAAATGGCTGAGAGGGACAAAGCACGCTATGATCGCGAAATGGCCAATTACGTCCCACCAAAAGGTGTGAAGAGTGTAAAACGCAAGAGGACCAAGGATCCAAATGCTCCCAAAAGAGCATT gTCAGCATTCTTCTTCTATTGTGCAGAGGAAAGGCCCAAACTACGGGCATCTAATCCTGGCATGAATGTGGCTGAAGTTGCCAAGGAACTAGGCAAACGCTGGGAGACACTTCCAGAGCGTGCTAGATTTGAGGAGATGGCCACTAAAGATAAGGAGAGATATGAGAAG gaCATGGCAGCATACAGAAATGGAACGTTTTCAGGGGCTAAAAAGGCCAAACCAGCAGCAACATCCAACAAAGCCCCTCCAAAAaaagatgacgacgatgatgatgatgaggaggatgatgatgatgacgatgatgatgatgagggtgaTGATGATTAA